GTTGTTTTTTTGGATAATAATTTTCATTGTTTCTCTTTGCGTGATGGTCAAGGGCGCTGATTGGCTTTTAAAAAGCGCGGAAAAAATCGGCTTATCATTAGGCATCTCTCCGTTTATAATAGGCGTAACCATTGTCGGAATAGGCACCTCTTTCCCGGAGCTGATATCTTCAATAGTGGCTGTATTTAAGGGAGTGACAGAGATAGTGCCAGCCAATGCCATTGGTTCCAATATCGCCAATATTCTTTTAATAGTGGGGATATCCGCAGTTATAGGTAAACGGCTCGTAATTACCAAGAGCTTAATTGACTTAGACCTTCCGCTTTTAGCGATTTCCACAGTAATATTTTTAGGAGCTGCATGGGACCAAAAGATAACTTTAATAGAATCGTTGTTTTTGGTGTTTTCTTATGGCATTTATCTTTTATATACATTTTTACATAAAGAGGAAGCAACAGATGAAATTTATGAGGTGCTTCCAGGAAGAGCGGACAGGAGAGGGTTGCATTTGAAAGAATCAAAAAAGAAATCCCTGCTTAAAAGGCCAAAGATTGGGTCTAAAGATTTCATAATTCTGATTATCGGAATAATCGGTCTGGCATTTGGAGCAAAATACCTCATTGATTCAGTAATAAAATTATCTGAATTACTGAACATTGGAGCAGGGGTAATTTCTTTGGCAGCTGTGGCGCTTGGCACTTCTCTACCAGAGCTTTTGGTTTCAGCAAAAGCTGCCTGGCAGAAAAAATCAGAAGTTGCGTTGGGCAATATATTCGGCTCCAATGTTTTCAATATCTTAGTGGTAGTCGGGCTTCCCGGATTATTTAGAACCATTCATTTAGATGCCCAAACATTTTCTTTGGGCTTGCCGGTTTTGATTGTCGCAACCTTTCTTTTTATTATTTCTGGAATTTCTCGCAGGATTCATATTTGGGAGGGGGCGATGTATCTGGTGGTCT
This sequence is a window from Patescibacteria group bacterium. Protein-coding genes within it:
- a CDS encoding calcium/sodium antiporter, whose product is MLFFWIIIFIVSLCVMVKGADWLLKSAEKIGLSLGISPFIIGVTIVGIGTSFPELISSIVAVFKGVTEIVPANAIGSNIANILLIVGISAVIGKRLVITKSLIDLDLPLLAISTVIFLGAAWDQKITLIESLFLVFSYGIYLLYTFLHKEEATDEIYEVLPGRADRRGLHLKESKKKSLLKRPKIGSKDFIILIIGIIGLAFGAKYLIDSVIKLSELLNIGAGVISLAAVALGTSLPELLVSAKAAWQKKSEVALGNIFGSNVFNILVVVGLPGLFRTIHLDAQTFSLGLPVLIVATFLFIISGISRRIHIWEGAMYLVVYVFFIGKLFGLF